One genomic window of Candidatus Kuenenia stuttgartiensis includes the following:
- a CDS encoding type II toxin-antitoxin system HicB family antitoxin, whose protein sequence is MSRYEIIIYWSVEDHAFIAEVPELPGCAADGATYQEALSNAEIVIKDWLETAKELGRHVPEPKGRLIFA, encoded by the coding sequence ATGAGCAGATATGAAATAATTATCTACTGGAGCGTAGAGGATCATGCCTTCATTGCAGAAGTTCCGGAATTGCCAGGCTGTGCAGCCGATGGAGCTACATATCAGGAGGCGCTCAGTAATGCTGAAATTGTTATCAAAGATTGGCTAGAGACTGCTAAGGAATTAGGACGTCATGTTCCCGAACCTAAAGGCAGGTTAATTTTCGCATAA